In Gemmata obscuriglobus, a single genomic region encodes these proteins:
- a CDS encoding hybrid sensor histidine kinase/response regulator, producing MVFALAIAAGAAFALGGLLVVFVRRVARERDQTAALLRQATDTLESRVRIRTAGLAADADGLRHELAERTRAEDELRANEERFRALVSTSVAIVWRADPVGEFETEQPEWSAFTGQPFGEHRGHGWLRVVHPEDQEPYRGAWAAARSERREFETEHRLWHASGEYRRMVVRGVPILDADGTVREWVGTHTEVAHEGAAGADERTRLAFQLELLPLAYLLSDEANRYTYWNSAAERVFGFARAEVLGKRPFEVVVPARARGAAESTFARLATGDRDAHEVAENVTKSGREILCEWHHAPLVDAAGTFQGVLSLAQDVTAARRHEDQFRQTQKMDAICQLAGGVAHDFNNLLTIINGYTRQLIAVCPEGTPAGDALGEVRAASARATDLTRQLLAFGRLQVLRPQVLNVNGLVTEAQKVLTKLVGGDVRLVLALGTNLGLVSADPDQIEQALATLCVYAREAMPQGGRLTLTTDAVDLHDGGPAPGDLAPGRYVRLMVADTGYGMTVDVKGQIFEPFFSTQGVGKGAGLGLASVYGIVKQSGGHIVVDSTIGVGTTFTMYLPAAAKPVPVVPKAAATPRPRGGETVLLVEDERPVRVLAALTLRGAGYKVAEAGSGEEALELYKTRGPIHLLLTDVVMSGMSGRELADALREQDPGLRLLYMSGYTDDPRVRHGIESADAEFLQKPFEVDDLLTKVRQVLSANEPAALAGSRA from the coding sequence ATGGTATTCGCATTGGCGATCGCGGCGGGAGCAGCTTTCGCTCTCGGTGGGCTGTTGGTCGTTTTCGTTCGGCGCGTCGCCCGAGAGCGGGATCAGACGGCCGCGCTGTTGCGACAGGCGACCGACACGCTCGAGTCGCGGGTCCGGATTCGCACGGCCGGTTTGGCCGCCGACGCCGACGGGCTCCGGCACGAACTCGCCGAGCGGACCCGCGCCGAGGACGAACTGCGGGCGAACGAGGAGCGGTTCCGTGCCCTGGTCAGCACGTCCGTCGCGATCGTGTGGCGCGCAGACCCGGTCGGGGAATTTGAAACCGAGCAGCCGGAGTGGAGCGCGTTCACGGGCCAACCGTTCGGCGAGCACCGGGGGCACGGGTGGCTGCGTGTTGTGCACCCGGAAGACCAGGAGCCGTACCGCGGCGCCTGGGCGGCGGCGCGGTCCGAGCGGCGTGAGTTCGAAACGGAGCACCGGCTCTGGCACGCGAGCGGCGAATACCGCCGAATGGTCGTCCGTGGGGTGCCGATTCTGGACGCGGACGGAACGGTGCGCGAGTGGGTCGGCACGCACACCGAAGTGGCGCACGAGGGGGCCGCGGGCGCCGACGAACGCACCCGTCTGGCGTTCCAACTCGAACTCCTGCCGCTCGCCTACCTGCTGAGCGACGAGGCCAACCGGTACACCTACTGGAACAGCGCCGCCGAGCGAGTGTTCGGGTTCGCCCGGGCCGAGGTGCTCGGCAAGCGCCCGTTCGAGGTGGTCGTTCCGGCGCGTGCGCGGGGCGCCGCCGAGAGCACGTTCGCCCGGCTCGCGACCGGGGACCGCGACGCGCACGAGGTGGCCGAGAACGTCACCAAGAGCGGGCGCGAGATCCTGTGCGAGTGGCACCACGCGCCGCTCGTTGACGCCGCGGGCACGTTTCAGGGGGTCCTGTCACTCGCACAGGACGTGACGGCCGCGCGCCGCCACGAGGACCAGTTCCGCCAGACGCAGAAGATGGACGCGATCTGCCAGCTCGCGGGCGGGGTGGCGCACGACTTCAACAACCTGCTCACCATCATCAACGGCTACACCCGGCAGCTCATCGCCGTGTGTCCGGAGGGCACCCCCGCCGGTGACGCGCTCGGGGAGGTCCGCGCCGCGAGCGCCCGCGCCACCGACCTGACGCGGCAGCTCCTCGCGTTCGGCCGCTTGCAGGTGCTGCGCCCCCAGGTGCTCAACGTGAACGGGCTGGTGACCGAGGCTCAGAAGGTGCTTACCAAATTGGTCGGCGGCGACGTGCGCCTGGTGCTCGCCTTGGGCACCAACCTCGGCCTCGTTTCGGCCGACCCGGACCAGATCGAGCAGGCGCTCGCGACCCTGTGCGTGTACGCCCGCGAGGCGATGCCGCAGGGCGGCCGCCTCACGCTCACGACGGACGCGGTGGACCTCCACGACGGCGGGCCGGCGCCCGGCGATTTGGCCCCCGGCCGGTACGTCCGGTTGATGGTCGCCGACACCGGGTACGGCATGACGGTCGACGTGAAGGGGCAGATCTTCGAGCCGTTCTTTTCGACCCAGGGGGTCGGCAAGGGGGCCGGGCTCGGGCTGGCGTCCGTGTACGGCATCGTCAAACAGTCGGGCGGGCACATCGTGGTGGACAGCACGATCGGGGTGGGCACCACGTTCACGATGTACTTGCCGGCCGCGGCGAAGCCGGTCCCGGTCGTGCCGAAGGCGGCGGCCACGCCCCGCCCGCGCGGTGGTGAAACGGTGCTGCTGGTCGAGGACGAGCGCCCGGTGCGCGTGCTCGCGGCGCTCACCCTGCGCGGCGCCGGGTACAAGGTGGCGGAAGCGGGCAGCGGCGAGGAGGCGCTCGAACTCTACAAGACCCGCGGCCCCATCCACCTCCTGCTGACCGACGTGGTCATGTCGGGGATGAGCGGGCGGGAGCTGGCCGACGCGCTCCGCGAGCAGGACCCGGGCCTGCGGCTCCTGTACATGAGCGGGTACACCGACGACCCGCGGGTGCGCCACGGGATCGAGTCGGCCGACGCCGAGTTCCTTCAGAAGCCGTTCGAGGTGGACGATCTGCTGACGAAGGTGCGGCAGGTGCTCAGCGCGAACGAACCGGCGGCGCTCGCCGGCTCGCGGGCCTGA
- the dapB gene encoding 4-hydroxy-tetrahydrodipicolinate reductase, which yields MKVHIAVNGACGRMGQRLVALAKEDPDLVLVAAVDAATNPAQGKDSGEVAGIGPNGVPIRYDLPLGTRVDTLIDFSAPSGTMAVLPVCVDRQIPIVVATTGHTDAQKAEIEAAAHMTAVLYAPNMSLVVNLLFKLVRLTSEALKGKGFDAEIIERHHRFKKDSPSGTAVRFGEIIREVQGGQFVHGREGIVGERKAEEIGIHAVRGGDNVGEHTIVFTTIGETLELVHKGHNRDSYARGALLAAKHMANRPAGRYTMNDVLGL from the coding sequence ATGAAAGTTCATATCGCGGTTAACGGGGCGTGCGGGCGGATGGGGCAGCGGCTGGTGGCGCTGGCCAAAGAGGACCCGGACCTGGTGCTGGTCGCGGCCGTGGACGCCGCCACGAATCCGGCGCAAGGTAAAGACTCCGGCGAAGTGGCGGGCATCGGTCCGAACGGCGTGCCGATCCGCTACGACCTGCCCCTCGGCACCCGCGTCGATACGCTGATCGACTTCTCCGCGCCCTCGGGCACCATGGCCGTGCTGCCGGTGTGCGTGGACCGGCAGATCCCGATCGTGGTCGCCACCACCGGCCACACCGACGCGCAAAAGGCGGAGATCGAGGCCGCGGCGCATATGACCGCCGTACTGTACGCGCCCAACATGAGCCTGGTTGTGAACCTGCTGTTCAAGTTGGTCCGGCTCACCTCCGAGGCGCTCAAGGGTAAGGGGTTCGACGCGGAGATCATCGAGCGGCACCACCGGTTCAAGAAGGACTCGCCGAGCGGCACGGCGGTGCGGTTCGGCGAGATCATCCGGGAAGTGCAGGGGGGGCAGTTCGTCCACGGCCGCGAGGGCATTGTGGGCGAGCGCAAGGCCGAGGAGATCGGCATCCACGCGGTGCGCGGCGGCGACAACGTGGGCGAGCATACGATCGTCTTCACCACCATCGGCGAGACGCTGGAACTGGTCCACAAGGGGCACAACCGCGACAGCTACGCGCGCGGGGCGCTGCTGGCCGCGAAGCACATGGCGAACCGCCCGGCCGGGCGGTACACCATGAACGACGTACTCGGGCTGTGA
- a CDS encoding DUF1559 domain-containing protein: protein MRRGLSLLETLVVLTILGVLFALLLPAVQRGRAAANGAVCKNNLRQIGLGLHMYHDAHKTLPFARACPAPWQGGKDPLCRACDPANTFTGPNETWWCPYDNRPGATVTSALPGYTPAGAVTPFVENSVRVFRCPDAVDAGADSPTRGGAFQIGYAINPDVGGKKLSAVGGSVLVFEHDDLPACRSATDHFTGWAADAAQRAARHAPVRHLGRANSVSYDGSVPHGP, encoded by the coding sequence ATGCGGCGCGGATTATCGCTCCTCGAAACCCTTGTCGTGCTCACGATCCTCGGGGTGCTCTTCGCTCTGCTGTTGCCCGCCGTGCAACGGGGCCGGGCCGCCGCCAACGGCGCCGTCTGTAAGAACAACTTGCGGCAGATCGGCCTCGGCCTCCACATGTACCACGACGCCCACAAGACGCTGCCGTTCGCACGCGCCTGTCCCGCCCCGTGGCAGGGCGGCAAAGACCCGCTGTGCCGCGCGTGCGACCCGGCGAACACCTTCACCGGGCCGAACGAAACCTGGTGGTGCCCCTACGACAACCGCCCCGGGGCCACGGTTACCAGCGCGCTGCCGGGGTACACGCCCGCCGGGGCCGTGACGCCGTTCGTTGAAAACTCGGTGCGCGTGTTCCGCTGTCCCGACGCGGTCGACGCCGGTGCCGACAGCCCGACGCGGGGCGGCGCGTTCCAGATCGGCTACGCGATCAACCCCGACGTGGGGGGCAAGAAATTGAGCGCGGTCGGCGGGAGCGTGCTCGTTTTCGAGCACGACGATCTTCCGGCCTGTCGCAGCGCTACCGATCACTTTACCGGTTGGGCCGCGGACGCCGCTCAGCGGGCCGCCCGGCACGCCCCGGTGCGCCACCTCGGCCGGGCGAACAGCGTGTCCTACGACGGCAGCGTGCCCCACGGCCCGTGA
- the thrC gene encoding threonine synthase: MADLLFQRCINPACGGTADWADTAFRCPRCGGLLDVAYDWNRLPVPSSLKHFESKWASRSNPLDFSGVWRFRELLPFAPDDKIVTIGEGQTLCQRADAVAAYCGMSPGRLFLQYEGMNPSGSFKDNGMSAAFTHARMTGATRAACASTGNTSASLAAYCAATQLMRGIIFIGSGKISYGKLSQALEHGALTVQIQGDFDDALRRVQEVSRQLGIYLVNSVNPFRLEGQKTIMFRVLEALRWEVPDWVVVPGGNLGNVSAFAKAFFELRELGLIARLPRLAVINAEGAHTAYQLHERLGLRWNGGAFDAAGVSGYYGELDATNRKPDTLASAIEINRPVNLPKALRALDCCNGVVRAVPDAQILDAKAKVGAGGLGCEPASGASVAGLRHLVAEGVIERDASVVCILTGHVLKDSDETVAYHSADPATFEAKLGKRGVKSVSFANRAVQVPNDLGAIVAAIQSQC, from the coding sequence ATGGCAGATCTCCTCTTCCAGCGCTGCATCAACCCGGCGTGCGGCGGCACCGCCGACTGGGCCGACACCGCGTTCCGCTGCCCGCGTTGCGGGGGCCTCCTTGATGTCGCTTACGACTGGAACCGGCTCCCGGTTCCGTCGAGCCTGAAGCACTTCGAGAGTAAATGGGCCAGCCGCTCCAACCCGCTCGACTTTTCGGGCGTGTGGCGGTTCCGTGAACTGCTCCCGTTCGCCCCGGACGACAAAATTGTCACCATCGGCGAAGGTCAGACGCTGTGCCAGCGCGCCGACGCGGTGGCCGCGTACTGCGGGATGAGCCCCGGCCGGCTGTTCCTCCAGTACGAGGGCATGAACCCGTCCGGCAGTTTTAAAGACAACGGGATGAGCGCCGCGTTCACCCACGCTCGCATGACCGGTGCCACCCGCGCCGCGTGCGCCAGTACCGGGAACACGTCGGCAAGCTTGGCCGCCTACTGCGCCGCCACGCAACTGATGCGCGGCATCATTTTCATCGGCAGCGGGAAGATCAGTTACGGGAAGCTGTCGCAGGCGCTCGAACACGGCGCGCTCACGGTCCAGATCCAGGGCGACTTCGACGACGCGCTGCGCCGGGTACAAGAGGTGAGCCGGCAGCTCGGCATTTATCTGGTCAACAGCGTCAACCCGTTCCGGCTCGAGGGGCAGAAGACGATCATGTTCCGGGTGCTGGAGGCGCTCCGGTGGGAGGTCCCGGACTGGGTGGTCGTCCCCGGCGGGAACCTCGGGAACGTGTCGGCCTTCGCAAAAGCGTTCTTCGAGCTGCGCGAACTGGGGCTGATCGCGCGCCTGCCACGGCTCGCCGTTATCAACGCCGAGGGCGCCCACACCGCCTACCAACTCCACGAGCGACTCGGGCTGCGCTGGAACGGCGGGGCGTTCGATGCGGCCGGCGTTAGCGGGTATTACGGTGAACTCGATGCGACGAACCGGAAGCCCGACACGCTCGCCAGCGCGATCGAGATCAACCGTCCGGTGAACCTGCCGAAGGCGCTCCGGGCTCTGGATTGCTGCAACGGCGTCGTGCGGGCGGTCCCCGACGCGCAGATCTTGGACGCGAAAGCGAAGGTCGGGGCCGGCGGCCTCGGGTGCGAGCCCGCGAGCGGTGCGAGCGTCGCCGGCCTCCGTCACCTCGTCGCCGAAGGCGTGATCGAACGCGACGCGAGCGTCGTCTGTATCCTGACCGGCCACGTCCTGAAGGACTCGGACGAGACTGTCGCGTACCACAGTGCCGACCCCGCCACGTTTGAGGCGAAGCTCGGCAAGCGGGGCGTGAAATCGGTGTCGTTCGCAAACCGGGCCGTCCAGGTGCCGAACGACCTGGGGGCCATTGTGGCGGCCATCCAGTCCCAGTGCTGA
- a CDS encoding FHA domain-containing protein: protein MPAHLLSLADGPSILMDKPILLFGRHEECDVQLNSKKVSRRHCVLAQVNDYLVIRDLGSTNGVRINGERVAEGKLKPGDELQIGNFKYQVCGDMLGQSDEHPKVESYKNIAPAEGPAGDDKSTGEDEPV from the coding sequence ATGCCCGCGCACCTGCTCTCACTCGCCGACGGCCCGAGCATCCTGATGGACAAACCGATCCTGCTGTTCGGCCGGCACGAGGAGTGCGACGTGCAACTCAACTCCAAGAAGGTGTCGCGGCGCCACTGCGTGCTCGCGCAGGTGAACGACTACCTCGTGATCCGCGACCTGGGGAGCACCAACGGGGTGCGTATCAACGGCGAGCGTGTGGCAGAAGGGAAGTTGAAACCCGGCGACGAGTTACAAATCGGCAACTTCAAATACCAGGTGTGTGGCGACATGCTCGGCCAATCCGATGAGCACCCGAAAGTGGAGAGCTACAAGAACATCGCCCCAGCGGAAGGCCCGGCCGGCGACGACAAAAGTACCGGCGAAGACGAGCCGGTGTGA